One stretch of Solirubrobacterales bacterium DNA includes these proteins:
- a CDS encoding ABC transporter ATP-binding protein codes for MSGIREFRGDRRGRPGREEEPALDPETQGSELAEDTEDQTNQPGRFAGTLLLLRDLWRLIRGEDQRGRKLRWLVALLRPYRTQVVLMMVALVVATAAALAPPYLAGQAIDSGIRTGDTDALTLIVVIFLVSVAVLWAATYAQTYLVGWVGQRALQDLRERIYTHLQGMSIGFFTRNKPGVLISRLTNDVQALDSLVTDGVVTLFSSTLTLLGVIVILLALDVPLALVTFLTFPLLAVGSVIFRIISAGAYRLTREKIANITAYLQETLSGVRVVRSFGREDRHLERMSELNEENRVVNMRTVYLNAAYFPVVELLSAIGTAVIILYGGYQAVEGNIEIGVMVAFIGYLQLFFDPIQQISQLYTTYQQGMAALDKIFDLLDTRPDMVDKPDAVDPGRLQGEVELDDVWFSYAGGGDAPDADGDWALAGVDLRIPAGQTVALVGETGAGKSTLAKLVARFYDPQRGRVLVDGRDARDLRAGALRSQLGIVPQEGFLFSGTIRDNIAFGRPDASEEDIHSAAAAVGANTFLERLPEGFDTEVGERGIHLSAGQRQLVAFARALLAEPRILILDEATSNVDVRTERTIERGLERLLVGRTAIVIAHRLSTIRGAGLIVVLEHGRVVETGTHETLINAGGTYSRLYGDWAEQAA; via the coding sequence AGACCAGCGCGGGCGCAAGCTGCGATGGCTGGTCGCGTTGCTGCGCCCCTATCGGACGCAGGTGGTGCTGATGATGGTGGCGCTGGTGGTCGCCACCGCAGCGGCGCTGGCGCCGCCCTACCTGGCCGGGCAGGCGATCGACAGCGGCATCCGCACAGGTGACACCGATGCCCTGACCCTGATCGTGGTCATCTTCCTCGTCTCGGTCGCGGTGCTGTGGGCGGCGACCTACGCGCAGACCTACCTCGTCGGCTGGGTGGGCCAGCGCGCCCTGCAGGACCTGCGGGAACGGATCTACACGCACCTACAGGGGATGTCGATCGGTTTCTTCACCCGCAACAAGCCGGGGGTCCTGATCTCGCGGTTGACGAACGACGTGCAGGCACTCGACAGCCTGGTCACCGACGGCGTCGTGACGCTGTTCTCGAGCACGCTGACGCTGCTCGGCGTGATCGTGATCCTGCTTGCGCTCGACGTGCCCCTGGCGCTCGTCACCTTTCTCACCTTCCCGCTGCTGGCGGTGGGCAGCGTGATCTTCCGGATCATCTCCGCCGGCGCCTACCGCTTGACGCGGGAGAAGATCGCCAACATCACCGCCTACCTACAGGAGACGCTCTCCGGGGTGCGGGTCGTGCGGAGCTTCGGTCGCGAGGACCGGCATCTGGAGCGGATGTCGGAGCTGAACGAGGAGAACCGGGTCGTGAACATGCGGACGGTCTACCTCAACGCGGCCTACTTCCCGGTGGTCGAGCTGCTGTCTGCCATCGGGACCGCCGTGATCATCCTCTACGGCGGCTACCAGGCCGTGGAGGGGAACATCGAGATCGGAGTGATGGTCGCCTTCATCGGCTATCTGCAGCTCTTCTTCGACCCGATCCAGCAGATCTCACAGCTCTACACGACCTACCAGCAGGGGATGGCGGCCCTGGACAAGATCTTCGATCTGCTCGACACCCGGCCCGACATGGTGGACAAGCCCGACGCGGTCGATCCGGGGCGGCTGCAGGGCGAGGTCGAGCTGGACGATGTCTGGTTCTCGTATGCCGGCGGCGGTGATGCGCCGGACGCCGACGGCGACTGGGCCCTGGCTGGGGTCGACCTTCGGATTCCGGCCGGACAGACCGTGGCGCTGGTCGGCGAGACGGGGGCGGGAAAGTCGACGCTGGCGAAGCTGGTGGCCCGGTTCTACGATCCGCAGCGCGGCCGGGTACTGGTGGATGGCCGTGACGCGCGGGATCTGCGCGCCGGGGCGCTACGCAGCCAGCTGGGAATCGTGCCCCAGGAGGGCTTCCTGTTCTCCGGCACGATCCGGGACAACATCGCGTTCGGGCGCCCCGACGCCTCCGAGGAGGACATTCACTCCGCGGCCGCGGCGGTCGGCGCCAACACGTTCCTGGAGCGGCTGCCGGAGGGGTTCGACACGGAGGTTGGTGAGCGCGGGATCCACCTCTCGGCCGGCCAGCGGCAGCTGGTCGCCTTCGCGCGGGCGCTGCTGGCGGAGCCCCGCATCCTGATCCTCGACGAGGCGACCTCCAACGTGGACGTACGGACGGAGCGAACCATCGAGCGGGGGCTCGAGCGGCTGCTGGTGGGACGTACGGCGATCGTGATCGCCCACCGGCTGTCGACGATCAGGGGGGCAGGGCTGATCGTGGTGCTGGAGCACGGTCGGGTCGTGGAGACGGGGACGCACGAGACCCTGATCAACGCGGGCGGGACCTACTCGCGCCTCTACGGGGACTGGGCCGAGCAGGCGGCGTAG